A genome region from Streptomyces sp. NBC_01296 includes the following:
- a CDS encoding ArsR/SmtB family transcription factor, giving the protein MRFAVSPLWEVVTSFRRLLNDGAVSPVYRPWAEQVRPRLAAAGLDRGWLAELIPPKGYVPHFLNPAPAGPAPALAAELAGVLAAAADPVRRNLDHLRYHQGPLGPRARALHADPQARLPRLAEEIEAYWKLALAPYWARIRSVLEADVFHRARQAAEQGAGQVINELHSAVQWDDNTLRLVRRTRPLSRETAGRGLLLVPSAFLGPGLLTRMTPPDPPQLAYPARGVGSLWASRPPTGKAEALAAVLGRSRTLLLTELAAPASTTELARRTGLSAAGVSQNLTALRDAGLVSAHRAGRSVLYARTAVAETLLDACA; this is encoded by the coding sequence ATGCGGTTCGCCGTCTCGCCGTTGTGGGAGGTGGTGACCAGCTTCCGGCGGCTGCTGAACGACGGCGCCGTCTCGCCCGTGTACCGGCCGTGGGCGGAGCAGGTACGGCCCCGGCTGGCGGCCGCCGGGCTGGACCGGGGCTGGCTCGCCGAGCTGATCCCGCCCAAGGGGTACGTACCCCACTTCCTCAACCCTGCGCCCGCCGGACCGGCCCCCGCCCTGGCGGCGGAGCTGGCCGGGGTCCTGGCCGCTGCCGCCGACCCGGTCCGCCGCAACCTCGACCACCTGCGCTACCACCAGGGCCCGCTCGGGCCCCGGGCCCGGGCCCTGCACGCGGACCCGCAGGCCCGGCTGCCCCGGCTGGCGGAGGAGATCGAGGCGTACTGGAAGCTCGCGCTCGCCCCGTACTGGGCCCGGATCCGCTCGGTGCTGGAGGCCGACGTCTTCCACCGGGCCCGGCAGGCCGCCGAGCAGGGTGCCGGCCAGGTCATCAACGAGCTGCACAGTGCGGTGCAGTGGGACGACAACACCCTGCGGCTGGTGCGCCGGACCCGGCCCCTGTCCCGGGAGACGGCGGGCAGGGGGCTGCTGCTGGTGCCCTCGGCCTTCCTCGGGCCGGGCCTGCTGACCCGGATGACGCCGCCGGATCCGCCGCAGCTCGCCTATCCGGCCCGCGGGGTGGGGTCGCTGTGGGCCTCGCGGCCGCCGACCGGGAAGGCCGAGGCCCTCGCCGCCGTGCTCGGCCGTTCGCGGACCCTGCTGCTGACGGAGCTCGCGGCGCCCGCCTCGACCACCGAGCTGGCCCGCCGTACGGGGCTCTCGGCGGCGGGGGTGTCCCAGAACCTGACCGCGCTGCGCGACGCGGGCCTGGTCAGCGCGCACCGTGCGGGCCGCTCGGTGCTGTACGCCCGCACTGCGGTCGCCGAGACGCTCCTCGACGCCTGTGCCTAG
- a CDS encoding oxidoreductase produces the protein MTTQTITAAASGTWKLGDLEVNRIGFGAMRLTQNGPAFAPGAAPSDRGRAIGVLRRAVELGVNHIDTAAFYFSPLRSANELINQALAPYPDDLVITTKVGPGRGPSGQWLPHATPEQLRGQVEENLRQLGRDHLDVVNLRIVGTDSIAERFGALAELREAGLIRHLGLSNVQPEHLAEARAIAPVVCVQNLYGLGARPEQEAFLRTCGEQGVAFVPFYSIAGAGREAGASGAEHPQVLAVARAHGAGPAEIRLAWTLHRGPHVLAIPGTGDPDHLTANVAAGALRLSAEDLAVLDSLHSGGA, from the coding sequence ATGACCACTCAGACGATCACCGCGGCCGCCTCGGGCACCTGGAAACTCGGCGACCTCGAAGTGAACCGCATCGGCTTCGGCGCGATGCGACTGACCCAGAACGGCCCGGCGTTCGCCCCCGGCGCCGCCCCCAGCGACCGCGGCCGGGCGATCGGCGTACTGCGCCGCGCCGTCGAGCTCGGCGTCAACCACATCGACACCGCCGCCTTCTACTTCTCCCCGCTGCGCTCCGCCAACGAGCTGATCAACCAGGCTCTGGCACCGTACCCGGACGACCTCGTCATCACCACCAAGGTCGGCCCCGGCCGAGGCCCGTCCGGGCAGTGGCTGCCGCACGCCACCCCGGAGCAGCTGCGCGGCCAGGTCGAGGAGAACCTGCGCCAGCTCGGCCGCGACCACCTCGACGTGGTGAACCTGCGCATCGTCGGGACCGATTCGATCGCCGAGCGCTTCGGCGCCCTGGCCGAGCTGCGCGAGGCCGGGCTCATCCGCCACCTCGGCCTGTCCAACGTGCAGCCCGAACACCTCGCCGAGGCCCGGGCCATCGCGCCGGTGGTCTGCGTACAGAACCTGTACGGGCTCGGCGCCCGGCCCGAGCAGGAGGCCTTCCTGCGCACCTGCGGCGAGCAGGGCGTGGCCTTCGTGCCGTTCTACTCGATCGCCGGTGCGGGGCGCGAAGCGGGCGCGAGCGGCGCCGAGCACCCGCAGGTGCTCGCCGTGGCCCGCGCCCACGGGGCGGGCCCCGCCGAGATCCGGCTGGCCTGGACCCTGCACCGCGGACCGCACGTCCTGGCCATCCCCGGAACCGGCGACCCGGACCACCTCACGGCCAATGTGGCCGCCGGCGCCCTGCGGCTGTCCGCCGAGGACCTCGCCGTGCTGGACTCGCTGCACTCCGGGGGAGCGTGA
- a CDS encoding response regulator transcription factor — protein sequence MRVLVVEDERRLAAALQRGLQAEGFSVDVAHDGPQGLWLAGEHDYDAIVLDIMLPGLNGYRVCARLRASGCESGILMLTAKDGEYDEAEALDTGADDFLSKPFSYVVLVARLRALIRRTGRRSPQVMEFGDLVIDPAGQRCTRAGTEARLTSREFAVLVYLARRAGEVVPKREILEHVWDAAYEGDLNVVEVHVSALRRKIDAPFGRAAVETVRGAGYRLAADGG from the coding sequence ATGCGCGTACTGGTGGTCGAGGACGAACGGCGGCTCGCCGCAGCCCTGCAGCGGGGTCTGCAGGCCGAGGGCTTCTCCGTGGACGTCGCCCACGACGGCCCGCAGGGCCTGTGGCTGGCCGGCGAGCACGATTATGACGCCATCGTGCTCGACATCATGCTGCCCGGGCTCAACGGCTACCGGGTCTGCGCCCGGCTGCGCGCGAGCGGCTGCGAGTCGGGGATCTTGATGCTCACCGCCAAGGACGGCGAGTACGACGAGGCGGAGGCCCTCGACACCGGCGCGGACGACTTCCTCTCCAAGCCCTTCTCCTACGTGGTCCTGGTCGCCCGGCTGCGCGCCCTCATCCGGCGCACCGGCCGCCGCAGCCCGCAGGTCATGGAGTTCGGCGACCTGGTGATCGACCCGGCCGGGCAGCGGTGCACGCGGGCCGGTACCGAAGCCCGGCTGACCTCGCGCGAGTTCGCGGTCCTCGTGTACCTGGCCCGGCGGGCCGGGGAGGTCGTGCCCAAGCGGGAGATACTGGAGCACGTCTGGGACGCCGCCTACGAGGGCGACCTGAACGTCGTCGAGGTCCACGTCAGCGCCCTGCGCCGGAAGATCGACGCTCCCTTCGGCCGGGCCGCCGTGGAGACCGTCCGCGGCGCCGGCTACCGGCTGGCGGCCGACGGTGGCTGA
- a CDS encoding ATP-binding protein, whose amino-acid sequence MAEPKTGAAARSLGGVRRSALRRIRCTARRLRPRSVRARATLGASTVVALALGAASFALLGMLDGNLMRDAQADAERQALSTAGLAAAGRLDTVLAPGRDTDFLQVVDADGRVLAASPNLAGRPALSPARPGKPGTVRRTWKEGPARGDRRHRVVQVTTVTGEGLVTVYAGTSLRQADAADDVITGALAVGVPLLVLTVALVTWRVTGWALRPVEAIRAEVAEISDRDLHRRVPVPRSQDEIARLAVTMNTTLDRLEAAGIRQRRFIADASHELRSPITVLRTQLEVAQAHPDPALWGELVSGALEDTVRLQDLAADLLLLARLDTGEPPPAAAVDLADVAREAARSRRRDRIPVDMEIAPEATVRGSTLWLSRLVTNLLDNAQRHADGRVRLLLRVDAARRTAVLEVCDDGPGIPAADRERVFERFTRLDDARSRDEGGSGLGLAIARDIATRLGGSLTVEDAPAGARLVARLPLDSA is encoded by the coding sequence GTGGCTGAACCGAAGACCGGCGCCGCCGCCCGCTCCCTCGGCGGTGTCCGACGCAGCGCCCTGCGCCGGATCCGCTGCACCGCGCGGCGCCTGCGCCCCCGGTCCGTCCGCGCGCGGGCCACGCTCGGCGCCTCCACCGTGGTCGCCCTCGCCCTCGGCGCGGCCTCCTTCGCCCTGCTCGGGATGCTGGACGGCAACCTGATGCGGGACGCCCAGGCCGATGCCGAGCGCCAAGCCCTGTCCACCGCCGGGCTGGCGGCCGCCGGCCGGCTCGACACCGTACTGGCACCCGGGCGCGACACCGACTTCCTGCAGGTCGTCGACGCCGACGGCCGCGTCCTGGCGGCGAGCCCCAACCTCGCCGGCCGCCCCGCCCTCTCCCCGGCCCGCCCGGGCAAACCCGGCACGGTCCGCCGCACCTGGAAGGAGGGTCCGGCGCGCGGCGACCGCCGCCATCGCGTCGTCCAGGTCACCACCGTCACCGGGGAGGGACTGGTCACCGTGTACGCGGGGACCTCGCTGCGGCAGGCCGACGCCGCCGACGACGTCATCACCGGCGCGCTGGCCGTCGGAGTACCACTGCTCGTGCTCACCGTCGCACTGGTCACCTGGCGGGTGACCGGCTGGGCGCTGCGCCCCGTCGAGGCGATCCGCGCCGAGGTCGCCGAGATCAGCGACCGCGACCTGCACCGCCGGGTGCCGGTACCGCGCAGCCAGGACGAGATCGCCCGGCTCGCCGTCACCATGAACACCACCCTGGACCGGCTGGAAGCCGCCGGAATCCGCCAGCGCCGGTTCATCGCCGACGCCTCGCACGAACTGCGCAGCCCGATCACGGTGCTGCGCACCCAGCTGGAGGTCGCCCAGGCCCACCCCGATCCCGCGCTGTGGGGCGAACTGGTCAGCGGGGCCCTGGAGGACACCGTACGACTGCAGGACCTCGCCGCCGACCTGCTCCTGCTGGCCCGCCTGGACACCGGGGAACCGCCCCCGGCAGCAGCCGTCGACCTCGCGGACGTCGCCCGCGAGGCGGCCCGCTCGCGCAGGCGGGACCGGATCCCCGTCGACATGGAGATCGCTCCCGAGGCCACCGTGCGCGGCAGCACGCTGTGGCTCTCCCGGCTCGTCACCAACCTGCTGGACAACGCCCAGCGTCACGCCGACGGGCGGGTCCGGCTCCTCCTGCGGGTCGACGCGGCCCGGCGTACCGCCGTGCTCGAGGTGTGCGACGACGGGCCGGGCATCCCGGCAGCCGACCGGGAGCGGGTCTTCGAACGGTTCACCCGCCTCGACGACGCCCGCAGCCGCGACGAGGGAGGTTCCGGCCTGGGCCTGGCCATAG